The nucleotide sequence GGTTATAGTTTAAGGTAATCTGGTTCTCCGTACAGTCTTCATAAGTAATATAAACATCCACTTTTCCCCGCTGGATATAATTTTTCAGGAGATTGCGGATATTATTTTCAAAAAAATTCATTTTCCGCGGCATCTTGACGGCAAGATCCAGATACCGGTGATTCACCGACTTTATCTCCACCGTGATTCTGCGGGCCTCGTCTGCAAGCTCGCAGCGTCCAAAGCCGGTCATGCTTTTTATCATAAGAGCCTCCTGTATGCATAGATGAATGTATTATAAAACAATTCCCATAATTAGTCAATCAGGATTCTTTCAGGTTTCCATGGAGCTGCTGCAGGGACCGCACTTCGCTGCTGCCATGCTTTTTCAGGGAAAGAATTCCGCTGACCGTAGCTTTTGCCGCTGCCATGGTGGTCATGTAGGGAATCTTTTTCTTAATGGCGGCTTTTCTCAGGTAGCTGTCGTCCGCTTTTCGGTCCTGGCCGATGGGCGTATTCACAATCAGATCAATTTTGCCGTTGGTAATCAGGTCCAGCATATTGGGCCTTCCTTCCTGGAGCTTGTGTACCATATCCGCTTCAATGCCTGCCTCGCGAATGAGTTTACAGGTGTTTTTGGAAGCGATGATATGAAAGCCTGCTTCTGCAAATTTCCGGGCAATCTCCACCACTTCCGGCTTGTCTCTGTTGCTGACGGAAATCAGGACGGTTCCTTCCAGAGGGAGTTTCATCTGGGCAGCTTCCTGGGCTTTGAAGAATGCTTCTCCGTAGGATTCGGAAAGTCCCAGAACCTCGCCGGTGGAGCGCATTTCCGGCCCTAACACCGGGTCCACTTCCTGGAACATATTAAAGGGGAAGACAGATTCTTTGACGCCGTAATAGGAAATATTCTGTTCTTTCAGTTCCGGTACCGGAGAAGGATTTCCGGTCAGTTCTGCGGTTACAATATCAATGGCCAGAGGCACCATACGGATATTGCAGACCTTGGACACCAGCGGTACGGTTCTGGAGGCTCTTGGATTGGCTTCCAGAACGAATACTTTGCCGTTCTCAATGGCATACTGCATGTTCATCAGTCCCTGCACATGCATTTCCTCTGCAATTTTTCTTGTATATTCCTTGATAGTGGCCACATTTTCCTCAGAAATATGTCTGGAGGGAATAATGCAGGCGGAATCACCGGAATGTACTCCTGCCAGCTCGATGTGTTCCATCACTGCAGGTACAAATGCATGGCGTCCGTCGCTGATGGCGTCTGCTTCACACTCTGTTGCATGGCCCAGAAAACGGTCAATCAGAATGGGCCTGTCCGGGGTTACGCCCACAGCGGCGTTCATATAGCCTTCCATGCTGTCCGCATCATAAACTACTTCCATGCCCCGTCCGCCCAGCACGTAGGAAGGACGTACCATGACCGGATAGCCGATTTCTTCTGCAATGTGAAGGGCCTCCTCCACATTGACTGCCATGCCTGATTCGGGCATGGGGATTTCCAGTTTGTCCATCATGGCCCGGAACAAATCCCGGTCTTCGGCCAGATCGATGACAGAGGGAGCGGTTCCCAGAATCTTCACGCCGTTTTTCTCCAGGTCTGCCGCCAGATTCAGAGGCGTCTGACCGCCGAACTGGGCAATCACACCTGCAGGCTTTTCTTTTTTATAGATACTTAACACATCTTCCAGCGTCAGCGGTTCAAAATACAGCTTGTCGGAGGTGTCGTAATCGGTGGAAACGGTTTCCGGGTTGCAGTTTACAATAATAGTTTCAAATCCCAGCTTTTTCAATGCCAGAGAAGCATGGACGCAGCAGTAATCAAACTCAATTCCCTGGCCAATCCGGTTGGGACCGCCGCCCAGAATCATGATTTTGGGCTTTCCTTCCGAGACCGGATTTTTATCTTCGGCATTGTAGGTGGAATAATAGTAGGCGCTGTCTTTGGTTCCGCTGACATGTACGCCTTCCCAGGCTTCTTCCATGCCCAGAGAAATCCGTTTTTCCCGGATATCTGCCTCCGGTATTTCTAAAATCTGGCTTAAATATTTATCAGAAAATCCATGTTTCTTGGCTTTAATCAAAGCAGTATCGGAAGGAAGATGACCTTTTTCTATTGCAAGGGCCTCCTCCTCTTCCACCAGTTCTTTCATCTGCTCCAGAAAATAATGTTTTACCCTGGTGATTTCGTGAATTTCTTCCGGTGCAGCTCCTTTCCGCAATGCTTCATATATAATGAAATACCGTTCACTGGAAGGAGTTATAAGAAGTTTTAATAAATCTTCTTTTGATTTTTTATCAAAGTCTTTTGCATGGCCGAGTCCGTAGCGTCCGGTTTCCAGACTGCGTATGGCTTTCTGGAAGGCTTCTTTGAAAGTCTTTCCAATGCTCATGACTTCTCCCACTGCCCGCATCTGGGTGCCCAGCTTATCTTCCACACCTTTGAATTTTTCAAAAGCCCAGCGGGCAAATTTGATTACCACATAATCTCCGTCGGGCACGTATTTGTCCAGCGTGCCGTATTTTCCGCAGGGAATGTCCGCAAGGGTCAGCCCTGTGGCCAGCATGGCGGATACCAGCGCGATAGGGAAGCCGGTCGCCTTGGAAGCCAGAGCCGAAGAACGGGAGGTTCTGGGATTGATTTCGATTACAATGTCCCGGTCTGTTTTGGGGTCATGGGCCCACTGTACGTTGGTGCCGCCGATGACCTGAATGGATTCCACAATTTTGTAGGATTTCTCCTGCAGCCGTTTCTGTACTTCTTCCGATATGGTGAGCATGGGTGCGGAACAGAAAGAGTCTCCCGTATGCACGCCAAGAGGGTCTATATTCTCGATAAAGCATACGGTAATCATGTTGTTGTCTGCATCCCTTACCACTTCCAGCTCCAGTTCTTCCCAGCCCAGAATGGATTCTTCCACCAGCACCTGCCCTACCAGGCTGGCCTGCAGTCCTCTGGCACAGACGGTTTTCAGTTCTTCCACATTGTATACCAGGCCGCCTCCTGCGCCGCCCATGGTATAGGCCGGACGGAGTACCACCGGGTATCCCAGTTTGTCTGCAATCTCCATGGCTTCTTCCACGGAGTAAGCCACCTCGCTTCGTGCCATCTCAATGCCAAGGCTGTCCATGGTTTTCTTAAATTCAATACGGTCTTCCCCCCGCTCAATGGCGTCTACCTGTACGCCGATGACCTGTACGTTATATTTGTCGAGAACGCCTGTTTTAGCAAGTTCTGAACATAAATTAAGACCCGACTGCCCGCCAAGGTTTGGCAGCAATGCATCTGGTCTTTCTTTTGCAATAATCTGTTCCATTCGTTCTGCATTCAAAGGTTCAATATAAGTAACGTCGGCAGTTTCCGGGTCTGTCATAATGGTGGCAGGATTGGAATTTACCAATACGATTTCATAACCCAGACTTCTCAGTGCCTTACACGCCTGTGTACCGGAATAGTCAAATTCACACGCCTGTCCAATAACAATGGGACCGGAACCGATAATCAGCACTTTATGGATATCTTTTCTCTGAGACATTCTTGTTCCTCCTGTCTGTAACGACTACTTTTGTTGACGGTATTTCTCAGTAAACTATTATACAGGAAAATCTTTCATGTAGCAACGGGAAAGTTTAATTTTAATGTTGTCTGGTAACAGTTCAGTTACTGTTCACACCCTGCGGGTGTTCCGGTAATGGCATCCGGCCATTTAAAGTCACCTTCGGTGAGAGGCCGGATTGCCCGGCAGCCACTACTTCTTTGGCAGGACACTGTGCAGCGTGGTGCTGTCTCTCTGTATTCCATAATTTCACAGGCCGGTGTTACATCATTTTTCAGTTTATATTCTGAACTTTGTCATTTCCTGTTTCATTTCCTGAGAAACCTCTGACAGATTTTCAATACCTGCGGTTACTTTTGCAATTCCCTTTGCCTGTTTTGCTATGGATTCTGCCACCTGTTCTGTGAGTCCTGCCGTATTGGCGGAAATATTCTGTATTCTCTCAGCAGCACATACCACCATGCGGTCGCACTGGTGCATGTTTTCCACAAGCTCCTCCATGCTGCTGACGGATTCTTTTGTCCGCTCTGCCAGCATACGGAAATCGGAAAATGTTCCCTGTACCTGTTTAGCCGCCTGCGCCTGTCCATCCACGCCTGCACGGATGGATTCGATATCTGCAACCACATCGGAGATTTCTCCGCACAGTTCTGCAATGATTTTTTCTATGTCATCTGTTGCTGCCGATGAATCTGAAGCAAGTTTTCCTATGGATTCTGCCACTACGGAAAAGCCTCTGCCATGTTCTCCTGCACGTGCAGCCTCTACGGACGCATTCAGGGCAAGCAGCTCTGTCTGGGAAGCTATGTTGTTGATGGTATTTAAAATTCCTGAAATCTTCCGGGACTGTTCTTCCAGTGCCATAATCCTGTCATATGCTTCGGCCATTCCCCTGGAAGCCTCTTCATTCTGTTGCTGAAGCCTTGTCACACCCTGTATTCCCTTCTCGCTGGAAACAATGGTATCCTGTGCATTTTCAAGAAGGAATCTGCTCTTTTCCTGCAATTGCCCGAATTTTGCCCCCAGGATTCTTTCCTGTGTGAGGACTTCTCTCACATCTGCATCCTGTTCCTCCGAGCCATTCAGTATTTCCCGGACTGCCTGACCGGTGTGGTCCATTTCCTTTTCAATTTGTTTTAAATGTCCTGCGCTTTCCACAACTTCTCCGGCAATCACCGCATTCTTTTTCAGAATTACCGATATTTTTCCTGTCATTTTATTAAAATTTTTGGAAAGCACACCGATTTCATTCTCAATACTTTCTTCTGCCTGTACGGTAAAATCCCCGTCAGAGGCATTTTGAATTAATTCTGTAATGGATACAATCGGTCTGGTCAGCCTGCGTGCCAGCAATGCAGTTACTAAAATTGCTGCTGCAATCATAAAAAGGGCCACTGCTGCTGCAACAGCAATCATGCGATGCACCGGGGCCATTGCTGATTTTTCTCTGTGGAGGGTTATTACGGACCAGGTATCGGATTCCCCTTTGAGCGGAATAGACGCATAGCTTACAATGTAATGTTCTCCTTCGTTTGTAATCCTGCCGCTTCCTGTATTTCCAGACATAACTTCTGCAATAATTTCCTGGTAATCCCTGGAAACCGTTATCGTCTGCTCCTCTGTCACAATATTGCCTTCCCCGTCAACCTCCGGCTGCCCCGCCTTATCCTTGCAGGAGACGGTTTTGGTCATCTGTTTGTAATTGTAGAGTTCTTCTATCTGGGTGCTGTCCGGGTGGGCCACCACAACGCCTTCTCCATCAATGACAAAGGAATATTCTCCATGCTCCGTATCGGAGAATTCTTCTATCAGGCTCTGCAGATAATTCAGTTTTAAATCCACCGCAAAAATTCCGATAAAGGTATTCTCCTGATACATGGGAAAAAATATGGAGGCGCATGGCATTCCGGTATTTACGGAATAATAGGACTTTGAGATAAAAGGTTTCTGTTCCTCCACAGTCTGCTGAAACCACCATCTGCCGGAACGGTCTGCCAGTTCGCCGGAGGAACGTCCCGTCTGCATACCGTCCGTTCCCTGTATGTAAAGCAGTTCCAGATAAGGATTGCGCCTGACACATTCCTCAAGAATCGTTGTCTGCATATTGGTTTCCATGGTGAGAATACTGGGATTTACAGATAATTCTTCTGTAATACCGTAGGCACCGTCCAGAAACGTGGCAATCTCACCGGCTACCAGCTGCGACTTGTCCTGGCTCCTTCCATAGATTTGATTTTTATAGGATTTTACAAAAATAGTTCCAATAATTCCTGTTAAGCAGATTGCCAGTACACATACAATCAGTATCATAGGCAAAAGAAGCTGCTTGAAAATACCTGTCTTTTTCATTGGTATACCCGTGCCTTTCCTGAGTAAATATAGCATTTAGCAAGTAAAACTATGATTACATCATACCCTATTACCGGAAAAATAGCAATGATTCTCCGAATCTCTTATGAACAATTATTTTCATAATCTGAATCTTTCCATATATCCTAATGGGGATTGCTGAATGCCCAGGTGGAACGGATATTTCCTGTAATCAGACGTAGACTCATTGGCTCTGTTATACAATATCAGCCTGACAGATGGAATTAATTTTCAACAAACTTTTCTGACAGAGTAAGGTGGACTCTTTTTTATCTGCACAAACAGCGGTAATATGCATAAAATAAGATAAAACCGCCATAATCTGACAAATACATTCAAATATTTTTAATATTCAGGTTTTTATAAAGAATCAGGAGGAACAATTAGAATGAGTCATAAATCATGCTGTTGTCATTGCTGTCCGAAGAACGAATCCAATCTACAGCCAGCTTATTTTAATGCTGTCATGCAGGGAGGTTACCAGGAGATTGCTCCGGAGGAAAATGTTAATTTTTTACTGGCTTTTCAATCCGGTGACTTTTCCTTCACCCCAAACACAGCAGAAATTATAGTCCACACAGAAGGTATTTACCGAATAGATTATAGTTTACTAGTATAGCGAATATTAAATTGTTGATAGTTTAAATAGTTGCTGCTTCATCGGGATTAATTTCATCCATTTTATATGTCCAATGATAAACGATTGGATCGGCATTGATCTCATCGAAGTAGCGGTATATCCGCTCCGACAGTTCCTCCTTTGAATTGACGCGGATGCCTTTTAACATCTGCTTTGTCATTTTGCTGAAAAAGCTTTCAATCATATTCAGCCATGAAGTGTGTGTCGGGGTAAATACAAACAAAAAACGGCCTTCGGGTAACGTTGCAAGAAACTGTTGGGTTTCCTTTGAAGTATGGGCTGAGTGGTTGTCCAGTATCAGCCGTATTGTGTCACCCTCCGGGTATTTTACATCAAGAATCTTTAGAAACTCGATAAAATCAGAACTTTTGTGTGTCTGGCTGACCAATGGAATTGCCTCCCCTGTCAAAAGGTCAATACCTGCAGGCAGTGACAGCGTCCCAAGCCGCACATACTCATAATCCCGGCGGACATAACCTTTTTCCTCTGTCGGGGTATGGTCGGGATATTTGTTGGCAACAGCCTGGATGCCGGGTTTTTCATCATATGAAACAGTATGTGTCAAATGCCCGTTTTCCGGTATGATGATATTCCCATCAATGCCAAACTGCATCTCGACCTGCTTATAGACCAGGAGGACGTCATGCATCTTATTCTCAAAATCAGGGTCTTTCCGTTCAAGATAATACTTGATCCTGAATGGTTTTATATCCATCTTTTTGAGATATTTTTGGAGCCATGGTTTGGTAACTGTCTTTAAGCGTGGATAGCCGGCTTCTTCAGCATATGCCTGTATATGTCTGTGCAACGCAGCCAGTGTCCATAATTCTGCAGCATAGCCAGGGTCACAGGGTTTTTGGCAGGCTATACTGACAATCCATGCTTTTGCATCGTCAGTAATCTCAACTGGTCTGCCGGAACGCTCGTCATCAAATATGGCAAGGTTAATTCCATTGTTAAGATAACGGTCAATACAGCGCCGGACGGTATTCACACTAATGCCCAGGCCGTCTGCGATAGCCTTGTCTGTCCTGGCTTCGGATTTCCATAGCAATATTCGGGCACGGTCAACAACCTGCGCCTGGATAGTTCTGGCTTTTATCAATGATTTTAGGTAATCACGTTCTTCATCTGATATTGTAATGCTATAAGATAACGCTGGCATAATCAGCCTCCATAAATTATATTTATTAAGTCTATTATACCAGATACCGAAACTATCAACAACTTAATTTATGATATACTAGTACAGCGTTTTTTTGATGCTCATATACTATCAAGGCTGTTTTTAACCAGCATATTTCCAGTTAAATGCTTTGGCTGTTAAATTGTATTGTTTAATAAAATTAAGGATGCTTTGAGCCATTTCCTCTACGGATTTATAGCTGCCTTTTTTCAAAAGCTTCCGATTGATGATACCAAACCAGATTTCTATCTGGTTCACCCAGGAACTGTGCTTCGGCGTATATACAAAACGAATCCTGTGGCTTTCATCCATAAGGAAAGTTTCCCTGCTTTTCATGCTCTCCAGTATGCCTTTCTTTCCCTTAATACCAGGATCAACCGTAATGGAACATTTCTGTGCAACCAACTTTACAAGTCCTTCGGATTTATGGGTATTAAGACCATCACAGATAATGATATAGTTTTTATCTGCATCCTCTGATATAAGCTGCCCCACAGCATTGCAGAAATCTTCCTCATTTCGTGTGCTGTTCAGATACGGTGACTGGATCCTGCCATCTGCAACACGCAGGAATGTGATCAGACTTATAGTGCCATGACGGATGTATTCAAACTCATGCAGCGCCGGGCTGCCCGGGCGTACCGGCTTGTCCGGATATTTGCGCTCCAATGCCTGGATCCCGGTCATTTCATCCGTGGAATATACTTCCGTACCGCATTCAGCAAGTTCCGAAGCCTGAAGATAGATGCCGCAGATTGTTTCAATTTTTTTTAAAGGATTCCGGGTTATCGTGCCTTTCCGGGGAGTTGAGCCAGTAACGGTTTTTCCATGGTGCGATACCCGCAAATTTAAGGAACCTCTGTACACTTGCGACAGAAATGGATCCCACGATACCCTGCCTGACAGCTTCTTTCGCAAGGGATGCAAGATTCCAGCAGCTCAGCTCACAGCCAAAGTCTTTTGGGTTTTTACACGCCAGTTCATTGATGAGCATGATCTGTTCCGGGGTGAATACAGGCTCTTTTCCGGGTCTTTGTTTATCTGAAAGCACAGACTTTATGACATCAGACAGCTTTTTATCACCATCCGGTCCGTCATACTCCTCCGTCTGGGCAATAAGGTCTATGTTGTTATAAAAACGATTCCGCCATATGCTGACAGTCGAATAGGTGGTTCCAAGCGCTTCTGCGATCTGGGTATTGTTTTTCTCCTCCGCGGCCATCAATATAATTTTGGATCGGGTCACAATACATGATGGCAGGGAATAGCTGGTGCTGAAATTTTTTAATATTGTTTCTGCCTTATCAGACAAAGTAAAAGAAGCAGCTTGAAAACCACGCATAATATTCCCTCCAATTTGAACCAATTCCTGTTAAGATATTATTGCATATTTTATAAAAAAATGGAAGAAAAAAGCATATGGTTATCAAAGAAACATTGTACTAGTGTACTGACCTGTTGATATTTAATCAAATAATTCTGGTAACCACAGCTGTTTTGATATATAATAAAAGAAACGGCGGTGATTCCTATGGCAAGACCTAAAAAGTATAATATCCATCTCACAGAAGAAGAATTTAGAAAGTTGAAATCTGTTATCCGTAAGAAGGAAACTTCAAAAACTATCCGCAGCAGATGCCAGGTTATTCTTGATCTGGACGAGGCGCATGGAAAAGTTTTAACTCATGAACAAAGCGCAAAGTCCAATGGTGTCTGTATGGCAACCGTCACCAATACTGTGACGAAATACATCAATGGCGGCATTGACGCAGTTACTGAATTTAAAAGGAACATAAATTCAGATAATGCAAGGCGCAAGGTTGACGGGCGTACAGAGGCCCGGCTGATTGAACTTGCCTGCGGCCCCGTTCCAGAAGGGCACTCCCGGTGGACAATCCGTCTGCTTGAGGAAAAATCCAAAGTGGTTCTGGAAACCCCTGTGGGCAGGGAGGCAATCCGCAATGCCCTAAAAAAAACAAACTTCGACCTCACAAAAACGACTACTGGTGCATCCCGTCAAAAGAAGACCCGGAATTCATAGCCTGCATGGAGGATATCCCTGATGTTTACGAACGCCCCTATGATGAAAATCGTCCGGTTGTGTGTATGGACGAAAAACCATATCAGCTTTTGGGAGAGTCCAGGGAGCCTTTGCCAATGATTCCCGGAAGTGACCGGAAAACCGATTCGGAATATGTCCGCAATGGTACGGTCAGCATCTTTGCCTTCGTGGAACCGCTCGGAGGGATGCACCATGTGAGTGTCCGGGAACACCGTACAGCCGTCGACTGGGCAGAGGAAATCAGGTATCTGGTGGACATCATGTACCCTGATGCCGAGAAGATCGTCCTTGTGATGGATAATCTGAACACACATAAAGCAGCTTCCCTGTACAAACGGTATCCGCCTGAAGAAGCAAGACGCATCATAAAAAAATTGGAGATACATTATACGCCAAAGCATGGGAGCTGGCTGGACATTGCAGAAATAGAGCTTAATGTAATGACCAGGCAATGTCTCAGCCGCCGCATCGCTGAAACAGGACTGTTACGCAAAGAACTGTCCGCATGGGAAACGGAGCGGAATACAGTGGCGGCAAAGGTCAACTGGCAGTTCCGGACTACTGATGCCAGAATAAAGCTCAGTTCCTTATACCCTGTATTTACTTCTGCCTCTTGATGAGGTGGTAGTAATGCTAAATATCAACAGGTCAGTACACTAGTCCGCCCCACCGCCGGACTGTTGAATATTGCTTATGCGGTGGCAGTCAATGGCCTGGAAAATCCCTTATCATTTTTCGGAACTTATTCAGATGAACTTGCAAATACGGTACGCACAGAACTAACTGGCATGTTTATTACCTCTATTCCTGCCGGAGCAACTGTGACACTGCGCAATAAGTCCTCTACTATTGATTATCTGGCAGGAACAGGCATTGACAATCAGGCTGACAATCATGCCTCCATTTTACTCCAGAGGATTGCCTGATATCATTTTACTTATGATATGGCTCTCCATAACATATCTAAGTGCGAAAAAATCTCATAGTATTATTCAAAAACAGGCAGAACAATGATATGTCCTGCCTACAAATCAACACCTTAAATATTCCTGCGCCTCCTCTTTGGTCAATAAAAACTTTTCTTGTAATTTTTGCAATATCATACTATCTGGTATATCTAAATCCCTCAATGCTGATATCATTCCCAATATTCCCTGTTCTCTTCCTTTTTCCACATTTTCCTGGTCACGCATTAACAATGTCATATATTCATGCCTCCATTCCCTGTTTCTTTTTGCTTCTTTTACCGCTTCTTCCAGTTTTTTTACATAAGAATCTTCTGTATCATCCGCTTTCCTCCCCGCCACATAATCCAGAAATGCCATTAGTTCTTTACTGACATCATCCTGTATCCCTTCCGTGTTGAGGAATATTTTTACCGTTTCATCTCCCATTGATATGCTGTTATCTTCTTTACAGATATTTTCAAAGGTATAAATATGACGCCCTTTATCGTATAAATCAAACGGGCAGATAAATATGATGTAACTCCGGTTCAGCCTTTTGTAATACTGTTTCTTATCAATGAGTTGTAAATCTATCATGCTCTGATAATATCTGCTCCTTTTGGGAAGCTCCTTTGTATTGCTTACCTGCATTTCTATGTCATAAACTGTTTCCTTATCGTCCTTTACATACACATCCAGCCTTACTCCGTGGGCGTCCCTGTCCTGCTCAATGCTTTTCTGCAACTCCGGGTATTCTATGTGGTCTATCTTTAAATCCGGCAGAATCCTCTGCAGTAATTCTTTACACAGCTCCGGGTTCTGCATGACTTTCCCAAACAGGAAATCATTGGATATGCCTAATTCCTCCCAGCTTGTTTGGCTGTCTTCTATATTTTCTATCTGCTCTTTTTCATTGCCATTCATATTGTCTTACCTGCTTTCTGTCACTCCTTGCCGGGAAACTGTATCTTCCATAAAGCTGCTTTTCTTATGGTTCTATTATACACATTCTCCGGCTAAATTACAATCATCCATGCCCCTGCTTTTATGGTTTTTATTCTTTCAGGATAACCAGCTTATTGGGGAAGCACTCTATACGTACACTGCTCCCTGCTTCAAATCCCCATTTTCTGACCCGGTTTCCCTGCAGCATAATCTGTGGTACGGTTTTCCCACTGCCTGTTGTAACTGCATATGCCTTTACCCTGCGGGTAATTATGGTATAGTCTGTATCTTTTGCCACATATTCATCCAGATGGAATTTCCCCATAACCTGGAACATCCGGGACAGCATAGTGTCTTTCCCAATCCTGCAGATTTCTGTAAAATCCGGTTCCTTCCGGTATTCTGTACCCTCCTGGGTTTCCCGCAATAAAACCTGCTGGTTCTGGCGGATAAATCCGGAAAGCATCCAGAGGTTGTTCAGCTCATAGAGTGTGTCCGTCACAGAATAAAATTCCCGTCCCGTCAGGCTCTTTTTGGAATAATAATCGGAAAAGTCTTTCTCTTTCGCCATCATAAGGAAACGCATGGTTTCTGTAAATTCCCTCTGTTCCATTTCGGAGTCCAGCTTTTCATATTCCCTGATAAGATACTGGTTTAAATCATGGTTCATCTTCTGTTGCCCTCTCTTTCCTTTTTCATCTTTGTACCGCTTTCCTATATCACAAGTTCCAGTTCCAGTGACGTTATCCCAAATTCCTGAAACATAAAAACAGACGGCGCACCGTCTGGTGGTGTGCCGCCATTGTTCTGTAAGAACCTGATTAACTCGTCAGAAAGTTTCAGTTTTATGGAATCTATGTTCCTGTCCCTGTCTATGGTGATTTCCTTTATCAGCAGGTGCAGTAACCGCTTCCGTATAGTTCGGTTTATATCAGCGGATAAGGCTTTGCTGAAGTTCTTTAAGATTCCCCTCACTGCTTCCTCTGGTATCTCTTTGCGCCCTTCTTCCAGCAGAATAAGATGGTTCTCACTGGTATGCTCCCTGATTTGTTCCATCTGCCGGCCTAATTCCTGTTTCCTCATTAAAAATTCCTCTCTGGTAATCACACCGTCTTCATAGGCTTCATGGTTCTTCATCATGCGCTTTGAAAGTTTTTCCTGTTCTTTCTCCTGTAAATCCTGCTCTTTATAAGCATTTTTCTTTCTGATTTCGTGTTCCCGGTTTACCCTTGAAAAGACTTCCTGAAACACTTTGTCATCATTTAAGACTTCCTCCATCCTCCGGTAGACAAAGTCATTGGCTTTCTCCACCCGTATCATATTGCTGTGGCAGACTGCGCTTCCTTTATTCTTCCAGTTCCCACAGGCATAACAGGTCAGCTCCCGTCTGCTTCCGTCCGCCTTTTTATTGATTACCCTTGAAATCACCATTCCTGCGCCACATTCGGGGCATTTCAGTATCCCCGTCAGCGGGTATTCCCCATCATAGATACGGGACGGTTTTCCTGATTTCTGGCTGATTAAGAACTGCACCTGGTTCCACTGCTCCTCTGTTATGATGGCTTCATGGATTCCATCAGCAATAATCGGGTCGGGGTTGATATTGTTGCGCCTTTTCTCATTCCAGTCCCGTCGCACATTAAAACGAACTTTCCCAATATAGACCGGGTTGGTAAGTATGGTGCGGAGCTGTGCCACAGAAAATGTATTTCCGAGTTTGGTCTGATACCCTTTTTTATTCAGGTAGTTTGCAATC is from Lachnospiraceae bacterium JLR.KK002 and encodes:
- the carB gene encoding carbamoyl-phosphate synthase large subunit, with product MSQRKDIHKVLIIGSGPIVIGQACEFDYSGTQACKALRSLGYEIVLVNSNPATIMTDPETADVTYIEPLNAERMEQIIAKERPDALLPNLGGQSGLNLCSELAKTGVLDKYNVQVIGVQVDAIERGEDRIEFKKTMDSLGIEMARSEVAYSVEEAMEIADKLGYPVVLRPAYTMGGAGGGLVYNVEELKTVCARGLQASLVGQVLVEESILGWEELELEVVRDADNNMITVCFIENIDPLGVHTGDSFCSAPMLTISEEVQKRLQEKSYKIVESIQVIGGTNVQWAHDPKTDRDIVIEINPRTSRSSALASKATGFPIALVSAMLATGLTLADIPCGKYGTLDKYVPDGDYVVIKFARWAFEKFKGVEDKLGTQMRAVGEVMSIGKTFKEAFQKAIRSLETGRYGLGHAKDFDKKSKEDLLKLLITPSSERYFIIYEALRKGAAPEEIHEITRVKHYFLEQMKELVEEEEALAIEKGHLPSDTALIKAKKHGFSDKYLSQILEIPEADIREKRISLGMEEAWEGVHVSGTKDSAYYYSTYNAEDKNPVSEGKPKIMILGGGPNRIGQGIEFDYCCVHASLALKKLGFETIIVNCNPETVSTDYDTSDKLYFEPLTLEDVLSIYKKEKPAGVIAQFGGQTPLNLAADLEKNGVKILGTAPSVIDLAEDRDLFRAMMDKLEIPMPESGMAVNVEEALHIAEEIGYPVMVRPSYVLGGRGMEVVYDADSMEGYMNAAVGVTPDRPILIDRFLGHATECEADAISDGRHAFVPAVMEHIELAGVHSGDSACIIPSRHISEENVATIKEYTRKIAEEMHVQGLMNMQYAIENGKVFVLEANPRASRTVPLVSKVCNIRMVPLAIDIVTAELTGNPSPVPELKEQNISYYGVKESVFPFNMFQEVDPVLGPEMRSTGEVLGLSESYGEAFFKAQEAAQMKLPLEGTVLISVSNRDKPEVVEIARKFAEAGFHIIASKNTCKLIREAGIEADMVHKLQEGRPNMLDLITNGKIDLIVNTPIGQDRKADDSYLRKAAIKKKIPYMTTMAAAKATVSGILSLKKHGSSEVRSLQQLHGNLKES
- a CDS encoding methyl-accepting chemotaxis protein, with the protein product MKKTGIFKQLLLPMILIVCVLAICLTGIIGTIFVKSYKNQIYGRSQDKSQLVAGEIATFLDGAYGITEELSVNPSILTMETNMQTTILEECVRRNPYLELLYIQGTDGMQTGRSSGELADRSGRWWFQQTVEEQKPFISKSYYSVNTGMPCASIFFPMYQENTFIGIFAVDLKLNYLQSLIEEFSDTEHGEYSFVIDGEGVVVAHPDSTQIEELYNYKQMTKTVSCKDKAGQPEVDGEGNIVTEEQTITVSRDYQEIIAEVMSGNTGSGRITNEGEHYIVSYASIPLKGESDTWSVITLHREKSAMAPVHRMIAVAAAVALFMIAAAILVTALLARRLTRPIVSITELIQNASDGDFTVQAEESIENEIGVLSKNFNKMTGKISVILKKNAVIAGEVVESAGHLKQIEKEMDHTGQAVREILNGSEEQDADVREVLTQERILGAKFGQLQEKSRFLLENAQDTIVSSEKGIQGVTRLQQQNEEASRGMAEAYDRIMALEEQSRKISGILNTINNIASQTELLALNASVEAARAGEHGRGFSVVAESIGKLASDSSAATDDIEKIIAELCGEISDVVADIESIRAGVDGQAQAAKQVQGTFSDFRMLAERTKESVSSMEELVENMHQCDRMVVCAAERIQNISANTAGLTEQVAESIAKQAKGIAKVTAGIENLSEVSQEMKQEMTKFRI
- a CDS encoding IS630 family transposase, encoding MPALSYSITISDEERDYLKSLIKARTIQAQVVDRARILLWKSEARTDKAIADGLGISVNTVRRCIDRYLNNGINLAIFDDERSGRPVEITDDAKAWIVSIACQKPCDPGYAAELWTLAALHRHIQAYAEEAGYPRLKTVTKPWLQKYLKKMDIKPFRIKYYLERKDPDFENKMHDVLLVYKQVEMQFGIDGNIIIPENGHLTHTVSYDEKPGIQAVANKYPDHTPTEEKGYVRRDYEYVRLGTLSLPAGIDLLTGEAIPLVSQTHKSSDFIEFLKILDVKYPEGDTIRLILDNHSAHTSKETQQFLATLPEGRFLFVFTPTHTSWLNMIESFFSKMTKQMLKGIRVNSKEELSERIYRYFDEINADPIVYHWTYKMDEINPDEAATI
- a CDS encoding transposase gives rise to the protein MTGIQALERKYPDKPVRPGSPALHEFEYIRHGTISLITFLRVADGRIQSPYLNSTRNEEDFCNAVGQLISEDADKNYIIICDGLNTHKSEGLVKLVAQKCSITVDPGIKGKKGILESMKSRETFLMDESHRIRFVYTPKHSSWVNQIEIWFGIINRKLLKKGSYKSVEEMAQSILNFIKQYNLTAKAFNWKYAG